One genomic window of Roseobacter ponti includes the following:
- a CDS encoding MerR family transcriptional regulator, with protein sequence MIAIGEAARQSGVSIETIRYYEREGVVPPAKRAGNGRRVYSEKAIGRLRFIKRCRDLGFSIAQGKGLLSLSEGENQNCAVVRDISTKHLTDVRAKIEELKALEGALEELTASCQTGSVSCRMLEALAR encoded by the coding sequence ATGATCGCGATTGGCGAGGCGGCAAGACAGAGCGGCGTATCTATAGAGACGATCCGCTATTATGAACGCGAGGGCGTCGTGCCACCTGCAAAACGCGCTGGAAACGGGCGTCGGGTATATTCTGAAAAAGCAATCGGGCGACTGCGCTTCATCAAACGGTGCCGCGATCTGGGGTTTTCTATCGCTCAGGGCAAGGGCCTCCTGTCTTTGAGCGAAGGCGAAAACCAAAATTGCGCTGTCGTGAGGGATATCAGTACCAAACACCTGACGGACGTGCGCGCAAAGATTGAAGAACTCAAGGCACTGGAAGGTGCATTGGAAGAATTGACGGCAAGCTGCCAAACAGGGTCAGTTTCCTGTCGAATGCTTGAGGCGCTGGCCCGTTGA
- a CDS encoding tyrosine-type recombinase/integrase: MATIRKTKAGTYNVQVRLKGKIQASRNFRTKAQATQWAERKEQAFRHQHPLFLDTGYAYCHEVLDRKPSQRLALNRIDRICQHSQLQKTMDTITLQDVNAFKQARLSEVSKTTCSDEIMMIRRVFRWYITEHHAKSGEMLKNPCDLLTMPKANKPRDRVVTRKELDLLLGAMSPQMAVIVELAYETAMRRGELLKLTPGDLNLSDRFLRVVDGKEGSRDVPLTRRAVELLEAVSEGCAGQGDRLFPMAGYSVTQAVRRAREAVGLSADVRFHQLRHSRITEVARMGLNQLQIMLVSGHRDIRSVQRYSHLNVRDVVNLID, from the coding sequence ATGGCGACCATCAGAAAAACAAAAGCAGGCACGTACAATGTTCAGGTGCGTTTGAAAGGTAAAATTCAGGCGTCTAGAAATTTTAGGACAAAGGCGCAGGCAACGCAATGGGCGGAACGAAAAGAACAGGCATTCCGCCATCAGCACCCGCTGTTTCTCGATACAGGCTATGCGTATTGTCACGAAGTGCTGGACCGCAAACCCTCGCAGCGTCTGGCGCTCAACCGCATTGATCGTATCTGCCAGCATTCCCAATTGCAGAAAACGATGGACACCATCACCCTTCAGGACGTGAACGCCTTCAAACAGGCGCGGCTCAGTGAGGTTTCAAAGACGACGTGCAGTGACGAAATCATGATGATCAGGCGGGTGTTCCGCTGGTACATCACAGAGCATCACGCCAAGTCCGGGGAAATGCTCAAAAATCCCTGTGACCTGCTGACGATGCCCAAAGCGAACAAACCACGCGACAGGGTTGTGACACGAAAAGAACTGGACCTGTTGCTTGGAGCCATGTCGCCGCAAATGGCAGTCATTGTCGAGCTGGCCTATGAGACAGCTATGAGGAGGGGGGAATTGCTTAAGCTAACACCGGGAGACCTGAATCTGTCTGACCGGTTTCTTCGTGTTGTCGATGGCAAGGAAGGGTCACGCGACGTACCCCTCACCAGACGCGCTGTAGAGCTCTTAGAGGCCGTTTCAGAGGGTTGTGCAGGGCAGGGCGACCGTTTGTTCCCAATGGCCGGATACAGCGTCACACAGGCTGTCAGGAGGGCGAGGGAAGCTGTTGGATTGAGCGCCGATGTGAGGTTTCATCAATTGCGCCATTCAAGGATTACTGAGGTTGCGAGGATGGGGCTGAACCAGCTACAAATCATGTTGGTGAGCGGTCACAGAGATATACGAAGTGTTCAGAGATACAGCCATCTGAACGTGAGGGATGTTGTTAATTTGATTGACTAG